The genomic region ACGCGATCGTTGCGATGCCCGAAGATAGTGCGATCGCCCCCGGTTGCTTCCTGATCGTCGCCGCCGAATTGGTCGATCGCCTCTCCACCACGTTCGGCTGCAAATTGACGGTCAAAGCCCAAATTAAAGGCAAAAACCTCGAACACTGTAAATACAAACACCCCCTCTACGATCGCCACAGCCCGATCGTCGTCGGCGGCGACTACGTCACTACCGAATCCGGGACGGGCTTGGTCCATACCGCCCCCGGTCACGGTCTGGAAGACTACGGCGTCGGTCTGCGCTACGGTCTCGACATCTTCGCCCCGGTAGACGCCAACGGCAACTTTACCGAAGATGCAGGGGAATTCGCCGGGTTGAACGTCCTCGACCGAGGGAACGTCGCCGTGATCGAAGCCCTCCAAAAAACCGGATCCCTGCTCAAAGAAGAACCCTACGTTCACAAATATCCCTACGACTGGCGCACTAAAAAACCGACGATCTTTCGCGCTACGGAACAGTGGTTCGCGTCCGTCGAAGGCTTCCGCGACGAAGCCCTCAAAGCGATTTCCCAGGTGCAGTGGATTCCCGCCCAAGGCGAAAACCGGATTCGGGCGATGGTTTCCGAGCGATCGGATTGGTGCATCTCCCGCCAACGCAGTTGGGGCGTACCCATTCCCGTCTTTTACGAAGAAGACACCGGAGAACCCCTGCTGACCGAAGAAACGATCGCCCACGTCCAAGCCATTATTGCCGAAAAAGGTTCGGACGCTTGGTGGGAACTGCCCGTCGAAGACCTCTTACCCCCCTCCTACCGCGACAACGGTAAAACCTACCGCAAAGGAACCGACACCATGGATGTCTGGTTCGATTCCGGTTCCTCCTGGGCGGCGGTGGCGCAACAACGGGAAGAATTGCGCTATCCGGCGGATATCTATTTAGAAGGATCGGACCAACATCGCGGTTGGTTCCAGTCGAGTTTGCTCACCAGCGTCGCCAATAACGGCGTTGCGCCCTATCAAACCGTGCTCACTCACGGGTTCATCCTCGATGAAAATGGCCGCAAAATGAGCAAGTCTCTCGGTAATGTGGTCGATCCGGAAACGATTATTAATGGGGGCAAAAATCACAAGCAAGAACCGCCCTACGGGGCCGACGTGTTGCGCTTGTGGGTGTCGTCGGTGGACTATTCTAACGACGTTCCCCTCGGTCGAAATATCCTCAAGCAATTGGGGGATGTTTATCGCAAAATCCGCAATACGGCGCGCTTTTTAATCGGTAACCTCCACGATTTCGATCCCGCGAAAGATGCGATCGCTTACGACGACTTGCCGGAGTTGGACCGCTACATGCTGCACCGGATGACGGAGGTGTTTGCGGAAGTGACCGATGCGTTTGAGAAGTATCAGTTTTTCCGCTTTTTCCAAACGGTGCAGAATTTCTGCGTGGTGGATTTGTCCAATTTCTATTTAGATATTGCCAAGGATCGGCTGTATATCAGCGCCCCGGAAGCTGCCCGCCGTCGCAGTTGTCAGACGGTTCTCGCGATCGCCCTCGAAAATCTGGCCAAGGCGATCGCCCCGGTCCTATGCCACATGGCGGAGGATATTTGGCAAAATCTGCCCTATCCGACACCCTACCGTTCGGTGTTCGAGTCCGGTTGGGTGCAGTTGGACGATCGCTTCGCCAATCCGGAGTTGGGTAAAACTTGGCAGCAATGGCGCCACATTCGCGCCGAAGTGAACCAAGTTTTAGAAAAAGCGCGCAAGGATAAGGCGATCGGGTCGTCTTTGGAGGCGAAGGTGCTACTCTACGTCGCCGACGAGAAGGCGCGATCGCACCTCGCCTCCATGAACCCGAGTACCTTCGCCAGTCTGCCACAGCCCGAAACGACCGCAGTGGAGGCGAACGCCCCTGGGGAACCCGCCACCGCAACGAGTAGTTTACCTCCGGCGGACGGCGAGATCCCCCAATGGCGGCAGATCCTCGATCGCGCGATCGCCTTCCTCGAAGACTTCCCTCGCTATTTCACCCTGTTTTTCTCGGACTATCGCCGTCCCTTATGGTCCGTGGGGTTAATTTTCAGCGCGATCGTCTCGTTTATGGTCATTTCCGCCATTCTCGACGCGATCGACGATATCCCCTTATTACCTAGCTTCTTGGAACTCGTCGGTATCGGTTACAGCGCCTGGTTTACCAACCGCTACCTGCTCAAAGCCGCTACCCGCGAGGAACTGCTCGCCACTTTGCAGCAAACGGCGGCGGATGTCGTCGGAACCCCACAACCGGAACCTGTGGAAGTGCGCGCAGTGGCGACGGTGGAGACTCCCTCGACTCCGGCGCCCCCCGCGATCGCGGTTCGCAGCAACGGCGTAGACGAACTGCGCTACCTGTTCCTCACCTCCGGCGTCGAATTGGTGGACAGCCCCGCAGCACTCGACGGGTTATCGTATGCCGCCGAGTCCGAAGGGTTGGGCGTCGGCGTCGTCAATGCGGACGGTCAGAAATGCGATCGCTGTTGGAATTATTCCACCCATGTCGGCGAGTTTGCAGCCGATCCGACGATCTGCGAACGCTGCGTTTCTGCATTGGCGGGTGAGTTCTAACGGTTTCGTAGACTGAATGTAGAGGCGCGCGCGATCGCGCCTCTATATGTTTTCTACAGTTTTAAGGGGAGGGAAAGATGCTGAATGAACTCAGGGCGCAAAACTTTAAATCTTGGCCAGATACGGGATCGATTCAGTTAGCTCCCTTAACTGGATTATTTGGTACGAATAGTTCGGGAAAAACGGCAATTTTGCAATTGCTGTTGATGTTAAAACAAACTGTAGAAGCGCGCGATCGCCAGCAAATTTTAGCTCTGGGAGACGAACGATCGGATATCGCTCTAGGTCGCTTTAGGGATCTGCTCCACAAAGGCGAAGATCGACCAAATCTTAATTTATCTATCGGTTGGACATTAAGGAATAACTTAGAAATTTTAGATCCAGAAGGCGAACCGGATCGCCTTCTCTTTTCAATCCCTCAATTAAATTTTGAAGTCGATATCGAAGAAAAAGATCCTCTAAAAGTTGTTCGACAATTTGCTTATCAATTTAAGCAGGACGATCGCGCATGTCGTTTTGGAATGGAATTGAATTCTACTTCAGAGCCTCAAAATTCATTAAAATATAACTTAATTGCCGAAGGCTATGAAGTTAGACGATTTCGCGGTCGAGTTTGGCCACTTCCTGCCCCAATCAAAAACTATGGCTTTCCGGATAAAGTGAATAATTATTATCAAAATGCAAGCTTTTTATCCGATTTAGTTCTAGCTTTTGAAGAATGTTTTAAAAATATTTATTATTTGGGGCCGTTGCGAGAATATCCACGACGAAATTATGCGTGGTCCGGAGATCGCCCGGTAGATGTCGGTTCCCGTGGAGAATTCACAATTGCTGCTATTTTAGCCTCTCGTTGGCGAGATCGAGAGAGTTCCATCGAAAAGGACATTGCGCAAAAATTGCGCGAGATCGGACTCATCTACGATTTCAAAATTGAAGCCATTCAAAGCGATCGGGGGAGTTATCAAGTTTGGGTTCGAAGATCTCCCAATACCCCTGAAGTGTTAATTACTGATGTTGGCTTTGGCGTCTCCCAAATTTTACCTGTTTTAGTCCTGTGTTACTACGTCCCGGAAGGTTCCACAATTATTTTAGAACATCCAGAAATACATTTGCATCCCTTCGCTCAAGCGGGGTTAGCCGATGTTTTTATTGATGTTATCAATCGCCGTAAGGTACAAATTATTTTAGAAAGTCATAGCGAGCATTTATTACGTCGTTTGCAGCGTCGTATTGCGGAAGAGGTCTTTTCTCACGAACAGACCTGCTTATATTTTTGCCAACTCGACGATCGCGGCCAATCTCATTTACAATCGCTGCAATTAGATGAATTTGGGAATATTATGAATTGGCCACAAGACTTTTTCGGAGATGAAATGGGTGAATTGGCTGCTAAAACAGAGGCAGAAATGAGGCGGAGGATGGAGGCTAAAGTTTAGTAGAACCTGTTATCGTAGATACTAATATTGCACTGGTCGCCAATAAAAAACAGCCAAATGCTTCACCGCAATGTGTTATCAATTGCGTTCGAGAATTAATGGCGATTAGACAAGGAGTGAAAAAATTAGTTATCGATGACAACGGTTTGGTTTTTGATGAATACCGACGCAATCTTTCATTGTCCGGTCAACCCGGAGTCGGGGATTTATTTGTGAAATGGGTTCACGACTATCAATATAATTCTCAACGGTGCGATCGCGTCAAAATTACGCCAATTCCTGGGGATGATTTTGCAGAATTTCCCCAAGATCCGCAATTAGCCAACTTCGATCGCAGCGATCGTAAATGGGTGGCGATCGCCCGGGTTCATCCTCAAAATCCACCAATCTTAAATGCGGTTGATTCAGATTGGAAAAATTTTGAATTTGAACTGAATCAGCATGGTATTATCGTTGAATTTGTTTGTCCGGATTTTCAATTCAAATAAGCCAAGTTGGGGCGATCGCTCCGTACTCAATGATGCGAGCTTCTCTGATATAGAGGCGCGGCGCGATCGCGCCTCTACTGTCTTACACCTGTACACATTGGATCGTCGAAAACGCGATCGCCCCTCACGACGAGGGCGGTAATTCCCCATCCAAACGCTCTAGGGAAATCGTCGCCGCCGTCACCACTTGGGGATGATTGTCTTTTTGCAGGTACTTGAGCGCCGCGCGGCTTTTCTCGTGGGGCAAATTCCCCAGCGCTTCCGCCAAACGCTGGCGTACTAACCAATCCTCCGATTGGGCAAAATCGAGAATGCGATCGACGGAGGCGATCGATTTGATTTCTCCCAACGCCGCGATCGCCGCTTGCTGCAACACCACTTGATCCGTCTCTAACGCCCGAATCAAAGCATCGTGAGCGCGCGGATCTTTCAAATTCCCCAACGCCACCGCCGCACTGAAGCGCACCAACCAGTCCGTATCCTCGTAGAGCGATCGCACCAACGGTTCAAAGGCTCTGCCATCTTCTAAATAACCCAATGCCCCCGCAGCCCCCGCCCGAATGCTGTAGTCCGGTTCCGCTTCGAGCATCCTTACCAAAATTGGAAAGCACTCCTCCGTCGGCTTGAGTCCCAGGGCAAACACCGCCATCGATCGCACCTGCAAATTCTCGTCATCCAAGACTTTCTTAATCAGTGGCACCGCCTCGGTCGCAGATACGTATCTGAGCGAAACCAGCGCCAACATGCGATCGCGCGCGTTTTCACTCTCCAACTGCTGGGAAATTTCCGCTAAGGTCATCTGAGTCATCGCTTAAGGTTTTTTACAAAAGTTTACATTTGTTTCCATTATAGAGTGCAAACGGGAGTAGGGAAGGGGGACGAGTCAGGAGTTGAGCCGACCCAAACCTCTAAGACTTCTGGAAATGCCCTAAATGCTCTTCTCCCTGACGACTAGAGACCGAATTCGGGGTGATTTCGAGGGCGATCTCTTGAAAGCGGGGATGGAAAAACTGGCGGATCTCTTGTTTCGTGACGCCAAAAGGAGGACCGCCGGGACGAGAATGAGTAAAAAATAGACCGATCAATTCGCCGCGAGGGCGCAGCAACCGATGGGTGACCTCGACATATTGCGATCGCTTCGTCGGTGGAATCGCACAAAAACAAGTATGCTCGACCACGTAATCGAAATGCTCCGCAAACTCAGGGGTCAAATCAAAAATATCGC from Oxynema aestuarii AP17 harbors:
- a CDS encoding HEAT repeat domain-containing protein, producing the protein MTQMTLAEISQQLESENARDRMLALVSLRYVSATEAVPLIKKVLDDENLQVRSMAVFALGLKPTEECFPILVRMLEAEPDYSIRAGAAGALGYLEDGRAFEPLVRSLYEDTDWLVRFSAAVALGNLKDPRAHDALIRALETDQVVLQQAAIAALGEIKSIASVDRILDFAQSEDWLVRQRLAEALGNLPHEKSRAALKYLQKDNHPQVVTAATISLERLDGELPPSS
- a CDS encoding methyltransferase domain-containing protein, encoding MQEIEQPTFWEQRYREGSDRWDLGRAAPPLVEFLKPPQSPAPGRVAVLGCGRGHEALLFAKHGFEVVGFDFAPAAISAARELAQKHAVEATFLQRDIFDLTPEFAEHFDYVVEHTCFCAIPPTKRSQYVEVTHRLLRPRGELIGLFFTHSRPGGPPFGVTKQEIRQFFHPRFQEIALEITPNSVSSRQGEEHLGHFQKS
- a CDS encoding AAA family ATPase; the protein is MLNELRAQNFKSWPDTGSIQLAPLTGLFGTNSSGKTAILQLLLMLKQTVEARDRQQILALGDERSDIALGRFRDLLHKGEDRPNLNLSIGWTLRNNLEILDPEGEPDRLLFSIPQLNFEVDIEEKDPLKVVRQFAYQFKQDDRACRFGMELNSTSEPQNSLKYNLIAEGYEVRRFRGRVWPLPAPIKNYGFPDKVNNYYQNASFLSDLVLAFEECFKNIYYLGPLREYPRRNYAWSGDRPVDVGSRGEFTIAAILASRWRDRESSIEKDIAQKLREIGLIYDFKIEAIQSDRGSYQVWVRRSPNTPEVLITDVGFGVSQILPVLVLCYYVPEGSTIILEHPEIHLHPFAQAGLADVFIDVINRRKVQIILESHSEHLLRRLQRRIAEEVFSHEQTCLYFCQLDDRGQSHLQSLQLDEFGNIMNWPQDFFGDEMGELAAKTEAEMRRRMEAKV
- the ileS gene encoding isoleucine--tRNA ligase; the encoded protein is MTEAKSYKETVNLPQTSFNMRANAIKREPELQQFWAEHRIYETLSQNNPGEIFILHDGPPYANGALHMGHALNKILKDIINKYQLLQGRKVRYVPGWDCHGLPIELKVLQAMKDKERRSLTPLKLRHKARDFALKTVEEQKTGFRRYGIWGDWDNPYLTLNPAYEAAQIGVFGQMVLKGYIYRGRKPVHWSPSSQTALAEAELEYPEGHTSRSLYAAFPVTELEKKAADLKRFLPKLYAAIWTTTPWTIPGNLAVSVNPDLDYAIVAMPEDSAIAPGCFLIVAAELVDRLSTTFGCKLTVKAQIKGKNLEHCKYKHPLYDRHSPIVVGGDYVTTESGTGLVHTAPGHGLEDYGVGLRYGLDIFAPVDANGNFTEDAGEFAGLNVLDRGNVAVIEALQKTGSLLKEEPYVHKYPYDWRTKKPTIFRATEQWFASVEGFRDEALKAISQVQWIPAQGENRIRAMVSERSDWCISRQRSWGVPIPVFYEEDTGEPLLTEETIAHVQAIIAEKGSDAWWELPVEDLLPPSYRDNGKTYRKGTDTMDVWFDSGSSWAAVAQQREELRYPADIYLEGSDQHRGWFQSSLLTSVANNGVAPYQTVLTHGFILDENGRKMSKSLGNVVDPETIINGGKNHKQEPPYGADVLRLWVSSVDYSNDVPLGRNILKQLGDVYRKIRNTARFLIGNLHDFDPAKDAIAYDDLPELDRYMLHRMTEVFAEVTDAFEKYQFFRFFQTVQNFCVVDLSNFYLDIAKDRLYISAPEAARRRSCQTVLAIALENLAKAIAPVLCHMAEDIWQNLPYPTPYRSVFESGWVQLDDRFANPELGKTWQQWRHIRAEVNQVLEKARKDKAIGSSLEAKVLLYVADEKARSHLASMNPSTFASLPQPETTAVEANAPGEPATATSSLPPADGEIPQWRQILDRAIAFLEDFPRYFTLFFSDYRRPLWSVGLIFSAIVSFMVISAILDAIDDIPLLPSFLELVGIGYSAWFTNRYLLKAATREELLATLQQTAADVVGTPQPEPVEVRAVATVETPSTPAPPAIAVRSNGVDELRYLFLTSGVELVDSPAALDGLSYAAESEGLGVGVVNADGQKCDRCWNYSTHVGEFAADPTICERCVSALAGEF